In the genome of Levilactobacillus yonginensis, the window CCGGCGTTAAATTCGATCATGGTTTTGATTTCTACGTCCATGGCAACATGCCTGATGGTGCTGGATTATCATCATCTGCGTCAATTGAGTTATTAACTGGAATCATGTTAAACACCGGTTTTAATCTCGGTATTAGCCAATTAGATCTTGTTAAAATTGGTCAAAAGTGCGAAAACAACTATGTTGGTGTTAACTCCGGGATCATGGATCAATTTGCTGTTGGAATGGGTAAAAAGGACCAAGCAATTTTACTTGATACCAACACCATGGACTATTCTTATGCACCCGTAAAGTTAGGTAACAACGTAATCGTTATCATGAATACGAACAAACGGCGCGAATTGGCGGATTCAAAATATAATGAACGCCGCTCCGAATGTGAAGAAGCATTACGCCGATTACAAACTAAGTTAGACATCAAATCACTTGGCGATTTAACTAACGACCAGTTTGACGAAGCGGCCTACTTAATCAATGATGAAACCTTAATCAAACGTGCCCGGCATGCCGTTTTCGAAAATCAACGGGCCATTCGCGCAACTAAGGCCTTGGCTGACGATGATTTAACGACCTTTGGTGAATTAGTGACGGCTTCCCACGTTTCACTACACTTTGACTATGAAGTGACTGGGAAAGAATTGGATACGTTGGCCGAAACAGCTTGGAAACAACCAGGCGTGCTTGGTGCGCGGATGACTGGTGCTGGCTTTGGTGGCTGTGGTATTGCCATCGTTGATAAGGACCAAGTTGATGCCTTTAAGGAAAACGTCGGTAAAGTTTATCGCGACACGATTGGTTACGACGCTGATTTCTACATTGCTGAAATCGCAGACGGCCCTAAGGAACTTTAATAAAAGAATTGATTTAAAATACAAATTAGCAGTAAGCATTGAGAAATATTGAGGAGGAATTAGAATGGCAGTTTTAGTTTTAGGTGGTGCCGGCTACATTGGTTCACACGCAGTTGATCGGTTGGTTGCAAAGGGGTATGACGTGGCGGTTGTTGATAACTTGGTCACGGGGCACCGGGCAGCAGTCAATGAAAACGCGCGTTTTTATGAAGGTGATGTCCGGGATACGGCGTTCATGAATACCGTGTTTGACCAAGAAAACGTTGAAGGTGTCATTCATTTTGCAGCTTTCTCAGTTGTTCCTGAATCGATGAAGGATCCGCTCAAGTACTTTGATAACAACACGGCAGGGATGGTTAAGTTGCTCGAAGTGATGGCTAAGCACGATGTGAAGAAAATCGTCTTCTCATCGACCGCAGCAACTTATGGTGAACCTAAGCAGGTGCCAATCAAGGAATCGGACCCACAAGTGCCAACTAACCCATACGGCGAAAGTAAA includes:
- a CDS encoding galactokinase encodes the protein MNTSDLKQEFTKAFDTKPERVFFSPGRINLIGEHTDYNGGHVFPCAITIGTYGVYAPRTDTTVRMYSANIPDAGIVTFDVNDLSYDKAAGWTNYPKGMMDEIAKTGVKFDHGFDFYVHGNMPDGAGLSSSASIELLTGIMLNTGFNLGISQLDLVKIGQKCENNYVGVNSGIMDQFAVGMGKKDQAILLDTNTMDYSYAPVKLGNNVIVIMNTNKRRELADSKYNERRSECEEALRRLQTKLDIKSLGDLTNDQFDEAAYLINDETLIKRARHAVFENQRAIRATKALADDDLTTFGELVTASHVSLHFDYEVTGKELDTLAETAWKQPGVLGARMTGAGFGGCGIAIVDKDQVDAFKENVGKVYRDTIGYDADFYIAEIADGPKEL